GTTCGGCCGCCGCAAGCTGTTCATGGTCACCCTCGCCGTCTACCTCGCGGCCACCGCCATGACGGCGCTCTCCTTCTCCACCTGGTGGTTCCTCCTCTTCCGCTTCCTCACCGGCTTCGGCATCGGCGGCGAGTACGCGGCCATCAACTCGGCGATCGACGAACTGATCCCCTCGAAGTACCGCGGACGCGTCGACCTGATCATCAACGGCAGCTTCTGGCTGGGCGCGATCGCCGGCTCCCTCCTGTCGATCGTCGCGCTGAACACCGACCTGTTCGCGATGAACGTCGGCTGGCGCCTCACCTTCGTCCTCGGCGTCGTCCTCGGCCTGGTGATCCTGCTCGTACGCCGCAACGTCCCCGAGAGCCCGCGATGGCTGTTCATCCACGGCAAGGGGGATGAGGCGGAACGCCTGGTCACCGAAGCGGAACGGCAGATCAAGGAGGAGACCGGCCGCGAACTCCCACCGCCCGCGGGTGAGATCACCATCCACCAGCGCAAGAGCATCGGCTTCGGCATGATCGCCCGCACGGTCTTCACGACGTACCGCAAGCGCGCCGTCCTCGGCCTGTCCCTCTTCATCGGGCAGGCGTTCCTCTACAACGCGATCACCTTCGGCTTCGGCGCGATCCTCACCAAGTTCTTCGACGTACCGACCGGCAGCACCGGTTACTACTTCGCCGTCATCGCGGTCGGCAACTTCATGGGCCCGCTGCTCCTCGGCAAGTTCTTCGACACCGTGGGCCGCCGGATCATGATCTCGTCCACGTATCTGCTCTCCGGCCTCCTGCTCTTCGGTACGGCCTGGCTCTTCGACCGGGGCTCGCTGAC
This sequence is a window from Streptomyces ortus. Protein-coding genes within it:
- a CDS encoding MFS transporter, with the translated sequence MAVTVTDAGSAETGAVTTAVPARLDRLPWSRWHWTIVIGLGTVWILDGLEVTVVGNIAGRLSEEGSGLPISAAQVTGIAAALYVAGACSGALFFGRLTDKFGRRKLFMVTLAVYLAATAMTALSFSTWWFLLFRFLTGFGIGGEYAAINSAIDELIPSKYRGRVDLIINGSFWLGAIAGSLLSIVALNTDLFAMNVGWRLTFVLGVVLGLVILLVRRNVPESPRWLFIHGKGDEAERLVTEAERQIKEETGRELPPPAGEITIHQRKSIGFGMIARTVFTTYRKRAVLGLSLFIGQAFLYNAITFGFGAILTKFFDVPTGSTGYYFAVIAVGNFMGPLLLGKFFDTVGRRIMISSTYLLSGLLLFGTAWLFDRGSLTATTLTACWCVVLFFASAGASSAYLTVSEIFPMETRAMAIAFFYAVGTAAGGISGPLIFSELTSTGVVGDTVLAFQIGAGLMCAAGLVAALLAVRAEGRSLEDIASPLSTAKAS